AAGCCTTTGATAAACGTTTACTGGGAAGAAATCTTGGACAAAGATATCAATGAGTTGAGGGAAGAATTGGGGATCTCTTCACCTCCAGACTTAAGAGAGATCAGGAAGGAACGTTCAAGGATCAGgaaagagttgaaaatGAAATACGAAAATCACGAAATGTAAATAATAACAGCTGTATTGCTGCTTCCAAAATTATGCGTGCCTTTAAGGCTATTATATGTCTATCAAAATTATTGGTACCTAACCGTCGAAATGTTGTTCTAAGCGTTGTTTTCTTCGCTTACAGAATTGCCGTCATATTCAGAAGGAGATTTAGAAGTCTGGCCTTCTTTTCTGTTCTTCATttcattgttttctttgttgactTCAATGCTAGTAGCAGTCTCAGCTTCGCTTTCGTTGATATAGATCTTGTTGGTCAATTCATGAATAGCAATCTCTTCTGGTGAAATTTCGCTATGTGGAACCAAACCTTTCTTTCTAGCAACCTCGTCGGTGAAACATCCGTAGTAATCCTTGTCATCCTGCTTGATCGTAATCTTGTATGGGAAGATGAGACATAGAATCCAATAtaggaagaaagagatgataaaggagaagaaagaatcaCCATAGTAGAAATTGATAATACCTTTGTTATGGAAGTAGTCATTGTTAACTTCCCAAGCGATACCTGGCAAACCTGGAGCCATACCGGCGACCCATGCGAACATAGCTCTCCAGTTAACACCCTTCCAATAGTAGTATTCACCTTTTTGAACAAAGGCCTGAGAAACAGagtattttcttcttctgatgaCCAAATTATCACAGATCATAACTGCGATGATTGGAGTCATCACGATACCGAACGAACCCATGACCGTCAAGAAAGTGTTTGAAGAACGGTTGTAGAAGTTCCATGGTTGCACTGCAACGGACACACAAGCACATAGAATAGCACCTCTCTTAATATTGATGTATTTGGGGAACAAACCTGCCAAATCCATACCGGTAGCGAAACCAGCGTTAGAAGCGGTGTAAGCAACCTGGGACATCATGAAGGAGACACCGCAGAAGAAAGCAGCAGCACGGGCACCAGCGGAATAGTTGTCCTTCAACCAGTAATCAAAGATGTCCATTGGAGTCCATAAGTCCTCACCGTACAATTGTTGGCAAGTAGAGGCACCGATGACACCGAAAACTGGAACCAGAGTCGTTGGAATCAATAAGGCCAAAATAGTACCCAACCAAATACCAGTCTGGGAAGAACCAAATCTGGAATAGTCACTCTGATTAACAGACCCTGGAGAAACAGACCCAAACCAGTAAGAGATCAAGTAAACCCAAGCCCATGCATAATCGGAACCGGTAGCCtcagattccaaagaaacGAACAATTCACCAACACCACCGGCTTTATGGGTCAAATAGATGATCATACCCATCATAGAGAAGCAGGTAGCTATACAAGAACCGATTAGAATGTAGTTCAAGTGGTAAGGCTTCATTAGATAGAAGAAACACGTGATCACATGGAATAGCATGAACCCGATGACACCTTTGGTATCCATGTAGACACTTGGAGTCAGAGTGTTAGCCAAATTCAAGTAGTGATGAGACCACGAATCAATGATCATATTAACACAAAGACCACCCAACCAGGCGTTAGAACCATAATTGACAATACTCATCAGCACACGAATCAAAATACCAAACCAGGAACCAGTAATACCATAAGTGAATCTCTGCGACAATGTATAACCGACTTTCCAATCGTAACCAGGATACGAATTAGCTAAAGTGAAGCAGATCGTAAGCACATCACCCACGATAAAAGTACCAATCGTAGCTGCATAACTCAACCCATAATCGGCAGCGGAAGATGCACTGACCCAAGTACCAACAGAGAATGAAATAACCCCCCAGTATGCAAAATTAGACCAAAATCCCCATGTTTGATTCCTCGAAGGAATAGGTTGTAAATctggatttttcaaaaaactCAGAGTGCTTCTCTGATCAACAGGCACCTCCAGAAATTTCAACCCCTTCGATAACCTatcaccaaaattttttaatCCCATATTGGAAAACCTTTCTGGTGCGTTagatcaaagaataaaTCTCCGACTACTAGCCATTCACCTATGGTTTAtataaagaacaaaaaaaagGAATGCCTCAAACTTAAACCCTCTTTAATTGATCTTCTCATCTATGGCACTTAATTAACactttgacaaatttttcactataATTGCAACGATTAAACGTTTGATGAGGCCACTAAAGTTACTACAACTGGTAGCTCTAGCCTCGGTAAAAATGAGTCCGTGCCTTGCCTTTGTCCCAAAGCAGGAGCTAGCAGCTTCCTTTGTTTCCAGAAGGGAAGCGCCAAGAACTCGGTGCTGCCTCTTTGGGAATGCACATAAATGCAACTAATAGTTATTCTTCTAAAGGAATTTAGGGCGGGTAAGTGCACAGCTGcctcggcggctaattcTGAGATTGGCGgctaatttttcagatgaGCCACATCTGGAGCCACAGTTATGATGTCCGGAAGGAACCGGTGTGTCCGAAGCTTTGTTGTCCGAAATTATCCGGTACGAACCGGACAATGGCCCGCCGGGTTGTTTTGACACTATATAGTTTATAGGCCAGTTACTGATTAAAGAGCTGGAAATATCTAATTGAGCAGGTCAATGCAGTTCAGTGATGTATCCTGTGGGATACCGTTGTTACTGTCTTATCCGACGGTGATCCTGGCGAGTCATTTGGTGCTCGTTCCGTCTGTTTTGGGATATGATGTGCGATTATTCATTTTACCGTTATTTGCGGCCTCTACAGTGAGTTGTCTCGGTCTATGTTGTCGAATGTGGTCTGATTTGCGAGCCGTGTCGTCTGTCTTTATACTTGGGTTTCTCTTTTCGCAATTGTGTACCGTGTTGGGTACTATCCAGACAACGACGTTGTCGTTAGTAACAGTGAAATTGGTACTATCTCAGGATTTTGATTCCTCATGGGTACAGTTATTCAAGATTTATACTCCACTATGCCTGTTAAGTGTTACAATTGCCAAAGATACTGGAACTGTGGGTCCTTTTATTGCATATGCAGTGCTTCTATCGTGTTTAAAGTTGGTTCTTCCCAAAATTCCACACAAGGAAGTAGTGTTGAGGAGTAAGTGGGCTTTTCTGCCGCCTTTATTTTTGTTTGGTTTACTGAACGCAGTGTGTTATTTCAAATCTCTCTACGTGCAGTTTTTGATGGcttttgtctttgttgGTTGCTTGGCCATCCTACTGCTGTCTACTAAAGATATGATTACAGACGAGAAAGCATTTACAGTACCGCGGTATTTCGTGGTTGCATGTGGTTTGATGGCAATAGTGTTGCAATTTTTGTCCTTTAACtctatctcttcttccaaactCCTCGATATTCTAACTCTCCTGTACACTTTTTCCTCCGAGTACGTTTCATGGTTTATTCACACTGATCACAACGTTCATACTCATTCGCATGCTGTGGAACACTCCGATAGTCTTTTGGAACAGATCGCTAAAAACAAAGATACAAGATCGATAttctccttcttgttgCTGAATACAACGTTTATGTTCGTCCAACTACTCTACTCGTTCCGTTCCAAATCTTTAGGCCTCTTGTCAGACTCCTTGCATATGGCTCTGGATTGTACTTCCTTGTTGCTCGGTCTGATAGCAGGCGTACTCGCGAAAAGACCCCCGAGCGATAAGTTCCCATTCGCGATGGGTTTCCTAGAGACTTTGGCAGGATTCACTAACGGTATTTTACTACTCGGGATCGTTTGTGGTATTTTTGTCGAATCGTTCGGTAGGTTGTTCACTCCCGTTCATTTGCACAAGACCAATGAACTGCTCGTGGTCGCTACATTGGGGTTGATAGTCAACTTAGCTGGTCTATTTGCATTCGATCACGGAGGTCATTCCCATGGCTCGGGGAACGAAAATATGAGAGGAATCTTCTTGCACATATTGGCGGATACTTTAGGGTCTGTGGGAGTCATCGTTTCCAcaattttgatcaaattaaCCCATTTACATATCTTTGATCCGCTTGCTTCGCTTTTCATCggttctttgatcttacTAAGCGCAATTCCTCTTCTGAAATCCACCACTTCTTCCATATTGTTGAAGCTAGACGAAAAGAGGCATAacttggtgaagaaagcGTTGAATCAAATCTCTACAACCCCCGGTATTACAGGTTATACCACTCCCAGATTTTGGCCGGCATCGGTCGAAGCTAATGTTCATGCACATGGACATGCACATTCTCATTCAGACAGCCACTCACAAGATCATTCGCATGATCACTCGCATGAGCAATCACATGAACACACACACGATCATTCGCACGAACATTCGCATAATGATTCGAAtgaaattaccaaaaaaCCTCCACTGCTTGTCGGGTATATTCATGTCCAGTACACCGATGGTGAAAACTCCACTATAATAAAGAAAAGGGTCGAGAAAATATTCGAAAGCGTTGGAATAAAGGCTTGGATTCAAGTCGAATCAAAAGATTCACCTTGTTGGTGTCGAACCTCCTCTCAAAATATGATACCCCAAGTAGTTCAGAGCAAATGAATATATATTTTTTATACGTTTTTGCCAAATTACTTAATCTCATGACATCGTCGCACGAACTCTATCGTAAACTTCCAACAGCTTACCCTTAGAGCTATTAGTCTTTGCCCAGTAATTTCTGTATTTACCCATGATATTAACAATAACGTCGTTCTTCGTTCTAGTGCCTCCGCAGATTTGTCGCAGTTCGTCCTCCATTTCTTTTCGTTGGAATGGTTTGGCAAAAGAGTCTTCCAAACcaatggcttcaaatcCATGCACCAATGCAACTCCCAGTATCGTGGGCTGTAAATATGTCTCCTTGCCTGtcttttcacttttgaTGTAATTTCGTActtgaatcttttcaatatgTTCAGCAATAGTGGCATCAGTTCCAATTCCATTAACATCCATAAGCATGATCAACTCACTTTCAGTCATGGGTTTGGGTGGCGATGTGCTACCAGAGCGCATCTCACACTTTTCAAGGCGACATTCTTGGTTAAGCTCGAGGCGTGGTACCTGTTTAGTGGTCTCCCATTTGGCCCAAGGGTATACATCCAAAAAGTTCCTCTCAAACACAACAAGTCCAGTAGCGGTGAACTTTTCACCACCCCAATCCAAGGTCAATGTAGTCGATTGACCTTTGGCGTCCTCTGAACAACAGGCTAAGAAATGCCTCGCCACGTATTCATAGATCTTTCTCTCTGTAGGTGTAACATTGGCCTGTGGGCCAAGACTAATAACGGGGTGGATGGGAGGGTGCGCTTTATCGTCATGGGAGCCACTCCGTGGCCATTTGAACTTGTTCGATCCAGGTGTGTCAGATAACAAATTTGCTGCATAGTTGGCCCATGCAGATCTTGAAGTATTATCCTGATCAAGCTGTGCCTGATTGGTGACCAGGCCTTTCAAGTCCATTTTGTCTGGGAAGGTATCGGTCTCAGTTCTTGGATATGACAAGAATCCCTTCTGATAAAGCTTTTCTGCTGCATCCAGCGACTGCTTTGCATTTAACTTGAAGAATCTAGAACAATTCTTTTGCA
Above is a window of Torulaspora delbrueckii CBS 1146 chromosome 6, complete genome DNA encoding:
- the THI7 gene encoding thiamine transporter THI7 (similar to Saccharomyces cerevisiae THI7 (YLR237W); ancestral locus Anc_8.412), which encodes MGLKNFGDRLSKGLKFLEVPVDQRSTLSFLKNPDLQPIPSRNQTWGFWSNFAYWGVISFSVGTWVSASSAADYGLSYAATIGTFIVGDVLTICFTLANSYPGYDWKVGYTLSQRFTYGITGSWFGILIRVLMSIVNYGSNAWLGGLCVNMIIDSWSHHYLNLANTLTPSVYMDTKGVIGFMLFHVITCFFYLMKPYHLNYILIGSCIATCFSMMGMIIYLTHKAGGVGELFVSLESEATGSDYAWAWVYLISYWFGSVSPGSVNQSDYSRFGSSQTGIWLGTILALLIPTTLVPVFGVIGASTCQQLYGEDLWTPMDIFDYWLKDNYSAGARAAAFFCGVSFMMSQVAYTASNAGFATGMDLAGLFPKYINIKRGAILCACVSVAVQPWNFYNRSSNTFLTVMGSFGIVMTPIIAVMICDNLVIRRRKYSVSQAFVQKGEYYYWKGVNWRAMFAWVAGMAPGLPGIAWEVNNDYFHNKGIINFYYGDSFFSFIISFFLYWILCLIFPYKITIKQDDKDYYGCFTDEVARKKGLVPHSEISPEEIAIHELTNKIYINESEAETATSIEVNKENNEMKNRKEGQTSKSPSEYDGNSVSEENNA
- the TOP3 gene encoding DNA topoisomerase 3 (similar to Saccharomyces cerevisiae TOP3 (YLR234W); ancestral locus Anc_8.414), whose product is MKVLCVAEKNSIAKAVAQILGGGRSTARDSTYMYVKNYDFHYDGFPFASQPGGCQVTMTSVAGHLSGVDFQSDRYGWGKCNVQELFDAPVSEVLDKNQRKIAENIKKEAQKADFLMIWTDCDREGEYIGWEIFREANRGNRRLTEAVVYRAVFSHLERRHILQAARNPQRLDMRSVNAVGTRMEIDLRAGVTFTRLLTETMRNKVGQSNGISRPANGSNANKKKDSTVISYGTCQFPTLGFVVDRFERIRNFVSEEFWYIQLQVVSEQASTIFQWERGHLFDRLSVLAIYEACIETAGNIAKVSDLRSKPTSKYRPLPLTTVELQKNCSRFFKLNAKQSLDAAEKLYQKGFLSYPRTETDTFPDKMDLKGLVTNQAQLDQDNTSRSAWANYAANLLSDTPGSNKFKWPRSGSHDDKAHPPIHPVISLGPQANVTPTERKIYEYVARHFLACCSEDAKGQSTTLTLDWGGEKFTATGLVVFERNFLDVYPWAKWETTKQVPRLELNQECRLEKCEMRSGSTSPPKPMTESELIMLMDVNGIGTDATIAEHIEKIQVRNYIKSEKTGKETYLQPTILGVALVHGFEAIGLEDSFAKPFQRKEMEDELRQICGGTRTKNDVIVNIMGKYRNYWAKTNSSKGKLLEVYDRVRATMS
- the MSC2 gene encoding metal cation transporter MSC2 (similar to Saccharomyces cerevisiae MSC2 (YDR205W); ancestral locus Anc_8.413), which encodes MQFSDVSCGIPLLLSYPTVILASHLVLVPSVLGYDVRLFILPLFAASTVSCLGLCCRMWSDLRAVSSVFILGFLFSQLCTVLGTIQTTTLSLVTVKLVLSQDFDSSWVQLFKIYTPLCLLSVTIAKDTGTVGPFIAYAVLLSCLKLVLPKIPHKEVVLRSKWAFLPPLFLFGLLNAVCYFKSLYVQFLMAFVFVGCLAILLLSTKDMITDEKAFTVPRYFVVACGLMAIVLQFLSFNSISSSKLLDILTLLYTFSSEYVSWFIHTDHNVHTHSHAVEHSDSLLEQIAKNKDTRSIFSFLLLNTTFMFVQLLYSFRSKSLGLLSDSLHMALDCTSLLLGLIAGVLAKRPPSDKFPFAMGFLETLAGFTNGILLLGIVCGIFVESFGRLFTPVHLHKTNELLVVATLGLIVNLAGLFAFDHGGHSHGSGNENMRGIFLHILADTLGSVGVIVSTILIKLTHLHIFDPLASLFIGSLILLSAIPLLKSTTSSILLKLDEKRHNLVKKALNQISTTPGITGYTTPRFWPASVEANVHAHGHAHSHSDSHSQDHSHDHSHEQSHEHTHDHSHEHSHNDSNEITKKPPLLVGYIHVQYTDGENSTIIKKRVEKIFESVGIKAWIQVESKDSPCWCRTSSQNMIPQVVQSK